TTCTTAATATATTCGTCATTCTTTCCTTTGATATATTTCTATATAATTTGCCTGCTTTAGCTATAGATACATCTCCAGTTTCTTCTGATACTATTAATGATATACAATCAGAAACTTCACTTACTCCTACTGCAGCCCTATGTCTAGTACCTAAATCCTTACTTAAATCCTTCGATTGAGTTAACGGAAGAAAGCATGCTGCTGCTTTTATTTGGGAATCTCTTATAACAACTGCTCCATCATGTAAAGGAGTATTAGGTATAAAAATATTGATTAATAACTGTCTCGATATTGCACCATCAATACTTGTACCTGTATTTATTATATCTCCTATTTTAGTTTGTCTCTCTAATATAATAAGAGCGCCTATTTTCTGTCTAGATAAAGAATATAGTGCTTCAACTATCTCTTCTATTGTTTTATCAAATATTTCTTCTGATACACTTGCGCTATTCTTCAAAAAGAAATTAAACTTTGTTCTTCCTATATATTCAAGCCCTGCTCTAAGCTCTGGTTGAAATATTACTAATGCTGCTATAAAACCTAAATCAAGAGCTTTTATTAATATCCAATATAATGTATGTAGCTTTAATATTTCACTAATTTGTGTAGCTACAAATAACAAAACAATTCCTTTTAAAACTTGTTCTGCCCTAGTATCTTTAATGAACATAAATACCTTATAAAATATATACGCTACTATTAATATATCTATAACATCATTTATACTCATACTAAATATCATATCAAAAAATCCACCGAAAAAGGAATTTATATCTAACACAATTTACTCCTCCTGTTTGAGATTTATTAAAAGTTTATACTATTACACTATGTATTATACTATATTAATCTAACTATATACAAACTATTTAATATATAGTTAATTTTAGAAAATAAAAAAAAGTTTCACTAAAGTGAAACTTTTAAAATGGTGAGCGCACAGGGATTCGAACCCCGGACACACGCCTTAGAAGGGCGTTGCTCTATCCAGCTGAGCTATGCACCCATATTTTATTATGGAGCGGGAAACGAGATTCGAACTCGCGACTTTCACCTTGGCAAGGTGACGCTCTACCACTGAACTATTCCCGCAAATACAATGGCGGGAATAACAGGACTCGAACCTGTGACCCATTGATTAACAGTCAATTGCTCTACCAACTGAGCCATATTCCCGCGTATTTAATTAAGTTGGCGACCTGGAAGGGACTCGAACCCTCGACCTCCAGCGTGACAGGCTGGCATTCTAACCAGCTGAACTACCAGGCCGCAAATGGTGGGACTAACAGGGCTCGAACCTGTGACCCCCTGCTTGTAAGGCAGGTGCTCTCCCAGCTGAGCTATAGTCCCATAAGTTTATCTGGAG
The Romboutsia ilealis genome window above contains:
- the cdaA gene encoding diadenylate cyclase CdaA, yielding MLDINSFFGGFFDMIFSMSINDVIDILIVAYIFYKVFMFIKDTRAEQVLKGIVLLFVATQISEILKLHTLYWILIKALDLGFIAALVIFQPELRAGLEYIGRTKFNFFLKNSASVSEEIFDKTIEEIVEALYSLSRQKIGALIILERQTKIGDIINTGTSIDGAISRQLLINIFIPNTPLHDGAVVIRDSQIKAAACFLPLTQSKDLSKDLGTRHRAAVGVSEVSDCISLIVSEETGDVSIAKAGKLYRNISKERMTNILRSNLKVTVQEKSFFKGGIFK